The DNA segment atatatatatatatatatatatatatatatatatatatatatattcaattgtTACCCGTTTTTGATGATAAATACAAGTGAAAAGATAAATTTTACTCCTCTCTTCAGAGATAAAGATAGCTAGTTGATAATAATCCTAAATTTCATAATACCTTGTGGATGACCTTTCCCAATTCCATGATTTTTTTGACTTTTGCAAATGAGAATGTGGATGTTCTCTAGGAATCCCAGAACATTCTTGTCAAAGGCGAGAGGCGGTTAGGGTTTTGAGAGAAAAATTAGAGCGAGGCCTAATTTGCTTTTTGGTATTGCCATAAAATAGTCTTAAATTTCTGTACTATCAAGATTAGGATATAAATGCGGGAACCTTTTCATTATTAGTTTTAAATGTCACAAATTTTACTTTATTGTGACAATTACAATCAACCATCAGAATAATTCTGTCATTTTCGCTAAATGTCATAAGTTTTATGTAATATCTAACAGAAAAATGAATTAAGTATAGAAAAGGGTGTTTTCCTTATTTTCTATTAATAGTTCTAAATATCACTAAACTCATTTTAGTTCTAATTTTCCTTATATTCTTGGTAGTGATTTTAAATATGTAATTTTATCATAAAGAATGGATTTCTTTCCTTCTAGATAAAGAATGATTTAACAACGAATAAATGTAGGGAAATTTTCAACATTagatgtaaatattgttaattaCCGACTAATATATGACATTTAAAATAAAAgctatttttgaaattttgtatcAAATGTCGTTGTTTTACAATATATTGTATTAAATGTCATTATTTTATGATATTTTGTATTAAATATCGTATTTATAATATTTTGTATCAATGTCGTTTTTACGATATTTTATATCAAATGTGTACGACAGTTTGTATCAAATGTCATTAATTTTACGATTTTTTTATACATGTcggaattctttttttttttccaacattTATTTCAAATGTCACCAAATAAATGTGATCGTGTCCTCACTTTATAGTGTCTAGGATTACTTTTTTTAATGTCTATACATGTTGGTCGAGGTCATTTACACTTGACCCCTTTTCATATAACAAATGCCTTGTGCATGGACTAAATTATACTCTATACAAATAAGGTAATTGGTTTTAGTTTGAAAATTGACCTATCATGACCGCGTAACCAATAAAGGTCATTAGAAAAGGTCGTTATTACTCCTAAGTCCTAATATATTATGAAAATAATGATTTCACCAAGTATTTAATTAATATCGTCCACTCGGGCTAATTTATGCTTTCATAGATATTACATATTAGTATTGTACATTTACCGCCGTAAACCATCATATTAAAGATTTTGGATTAGATTGTTATTTCAACACTGTTTTTGAGAACTCTTTTCTACGAGGTACCATAGAATAGAATCTATGACGTTATTCAACCTCTCCACATTCGTTATTCGAGGTCATATGCCGCCAAGTTTCTTCATGTTTTTACATCTTTGTGGTGGGTTGAAAACCAACGAGACAATATTTTCACTAATTACACAactaaaaaaaatgtaaaaaaatataatttatttatacTCTCTCCGTTCCAATTCGTGAACCTATATCCTTTTTAAtctgtgccaaaaagaatgacatttttcgttatttaaaaataatttacctttgtgcaatgatttatagccacacaaaatatatgtgttttattttacactacaagttcaaaagtctccCCTCTTTTTTTAAACTCTGTGTCCAATCAAATgaattcacataaattgaaacagagggagtactaATAACGTAAATAAATTTTACAGTAATACAATAACATACCCAATGTGATCTCACAAATGGAGTATGAGGAGAGTAAAATATATGCAAACTTTACTCCTACCTTGTGTGAGGCAGAGAGACTCATAAACCTTCGGTTCAAGAAATTTTTACAGTACTATCAATATAATTTAACCGAGAAGGTTTTCTTCCTCAATTTGTCGATGACTAGTTCCACTTAGTATAACAACAAGCTAAAGATATTTTCTAAGTGAATTGATAGTGTATGAATTATTTTACATTTGTTATTGTTATAAATATAAAGAAGTTAAAACTCTACATGATATTCCATACATTGAATCTTGAGGATCACACAATAGTTGAAACAATCAATATTCGCATAAAAGTAGCTTTTGCATTATAATCAATATAAAGTAGTGGTAGTAGGGAATTTTAAAGGGTTCCCTAAAACGAGAGCATATGCCATAGCTGTTGGTACGTACAACAAGACATATAAAAGAAGAGACCGCAATCACTGTTTAACACGATGGTCCTTTCGTTCCATTCATGCAAAAATCTTGTGCTACTAATACTATAGAGAATCTTATGCAGATTTGCTGAAGAAATCTTCATTTGCTGTGACAGTCAAATTGCTAACAGCAAAAATTGGTAAAAGTTGAGTCCAACTAACGTAACCAAGACCATCGaaggatgtggtgcagtggatgGGACTGTTTTTTTCTTAGCCAGAGATTTCGAATTCGAGCCCTGAGTATAAAAAAATCCTTAGTAGGGAGTGTTTCCCCCCGAATGGAAACTTACGCGGCGCGAATCTAAATATAGTCGGGCTTCAATACGGATACCAGATACCGAATAAGAAACTGGAAAAAAAAGGCAATGTAACCAAGGGGAATGACATGACCTTAGTTCCGTTGTGTAAGTACAAGGGGCTACATAAGCTAGCCAATAGATTTAACTTATGTAGCAACTTGATAGAATAACACTATCAATATATCTTACtacctccgttccaatttatgtgagcATGTTTGATTGGaaacggagtttaagaaaaaataagatttttggaatttgtgatcctaaataagtcaaaaatgagtccagagtatttgtatggttataaaagcttGTCACTGAGGATAGAATTGagagtttaagctaaattgtttccaaacttagaaaggggtcattctttttgaaacagaccaaaaaggaaatatgttcacataaactggaacggagggagtaacttATTGTAACAAGTTACGTACCTATTTTAGTTATAAGGTTATTAATTTTACTTATAGGAGTATGAAATAATTACCCGTGATTATCTTTAATTACATAGGCGGCTCTGAATATCTTATCTATCGTGTATTTGtttgaattattttgaagaaTGAGAATATCTCTATTAGTAGGTGGTTATCAAATCGTAAAATGAGCGGGTGGACCATCCTTTTGGcaaagaattaacctaaatagttgTTCACTCAactgcttaaactaaaaatagacGGTGAaagtataatatatgtataatttatgtattatatgtgtataattatatataatcaTTATACAAAATTATGTTTATGggtagaaaaaataaataatgaatatgactgactatttgtgtaaagatccgtTGTGAAACTTTTTAAAGTTCAACCACCATTTTAAATGTAATTAAAATTAGTTAATTAGATCTTTTTGCCCTAATCTTCATCATTTGAAAGTGACAAAGACTTGCTTCATCGTGTATGCTTTTTGCGAACATCAGGACTATGTTTTCgagtttcaaatttttaaatgtGAAACTCTAGCGTAATATATCGGTGCTCGAAACTCATGTATGTAAAAGTCTAGAATGATATCCATTTTTTGATTCGTGGTCTGCAAAGTGGTTATGAAAGCTGGTTATTTATCACTTTTTTCCTTTGAGGACATGTAAATGTCTTGAATCCAAGTCTCACCGTGATTCATTATCAAAAGTATTTTTATTTGCTTGGTaaattttttagtaattttaaAGTCTAAACCCACTCAAAGAAACCCATCCAAGCAAACAACAAATGGTGGTGGTGACAAGTGACTGATAACTGAGTTGTGAAGGTGGGACAACAACAACAAGTGACTTGATTGATTCTTAAATTACTTTTATCAAATTCTGCAACACCTTTCACAGTTTTGGCAAGCCTTTCTATTTTTAGTAACCCCATCTTTCTAAGACTCTTTCCTCTCATCTCCTCCTCCTCCAGTATCTTATCCCCAAACCCACAAGAAAAAAGCAAAATTTTACACATAAAAAGATAACCACACCTTTTAGGGTTTCAGTAATTCTTAAGATCTCAAACTttgagcaaaaagaaaaaaaaactatggCTCGTGGGAAGATCCAGATCAAGAGAATAGAGAACCAAACAAACAGACAAGTCACTTATTCTAAGAGAAGAAATGGACTTTTCAAGAAAGCTAATGAACTCACTGTTCTTTGTGATGCTAAAGTTTCTATAATTATGATTTCAAGTACCGGCAAACTTCATGAATTTATAAGTCCCTCTGTCACGTACGTATACTAAAGCTGCTTATTTTtctattagtttttttttcttcaaatttgttgtatatttctttttaattattttgatgTTGCTTCTGTATTTTCAGGACCAAGCAGTTGTTCGATCTGTATCAAAAGACTGTTGGAGTTGATCTTTGGAACTCCCACTATGAGGTCTTTTTTTCCCTTCTAAATTCTCTAGATTTTCCCTCTTTTTCCTTAAAATCGTGTAACATATCTCCAtctaaaaaattaaattcttagagagaattaaaaaatattttgaacGTTTCCTTGTTCCGACCTAATGACCTAATTTTTTTTCATGGTCAAAGACGTagaaattctttttaataatgcgTGACAGTCTTATAACCCAAGATCTCTTAGAGAAAATACACTTTTTTTTGCGTAATTATATGTTCTATATATTTCGAGGTGTTTTCAGATTTATTACTTTTGCTAATATTGTGCAGAAAATGCAAGAGCAGTTGAGGAAGCTAAAGGATGTTAATAGGAATCTCCGAAGAGAGATCAGGTAGATACCAACCTAGGAGTTATAGATCTTTAATAGAAACTATTATAGCTTTTTATTgattaaatataaaataaaaatcttttttttctttttatttaatttGACTGATATTATATTAAATGGATGGACAGGCAAAGGATGGGAGAAAGCCTAAACGATCTGAACTATGAGCAGTTGGAAGAGCTCAATGAAAATGTGGACAATTCTCTGAAGCTTATTCGTGAAAGAAAGGTTAATTACAATCAAGGGTTTTTTGACAATGCCAACCAATTTAATTATCAAACTAAAGtttctaatttattttttttgtttaacaaAAGTTTCTAAATTGAATCAACTGTAGTTTCCTTTTTCACTCAGAACCTTTGCTCCTCTAGATTTACTTGAATATCTTAATCTAGatccacaaaaagaaaaaaaagaacctAGCCTAGGTATAATATGAATATAGTTGAAGCTTAAATTAGAAGGAGCCTCGGAGCAACGGTAAAATTGTCTCCCTATGAGCTATATGTCACGAGTTCGAGCCGTAGAATCAGCCACTGATGCTAGTATTAGTGTAGACTGCTTAATACCTTCTCGGGATATGTCCCTTCCTCGGACCCCGCATAAACACAGAATATTTTGTGCAACGGACTACCCTGTTAGTTAAGCTTCAATCACTAACTTACATTTTACTTTGTTAAATCACCTTAACATTATTAAAATGACAAAAGGGGTACTAGGAAATGTCTTGTCTTAAAACTAGAGAGGGAAAGCATTGCTacaattatttaattattgtCAGAATTCTTCCAGATGATATGACAATTTAGCTTAATAGGTCAGAATTAATAtcacttttttcttcttttactcTT comes from the Nicotiana sylvestris chromosome 4, ASM39365v2, whole genome shotgun sequence genome and includes:
- the LOC104241412 gene encoding floral homeotic protein PMADS 1, with the translated sequence MARGKIQIKRIENQTNRQVTYSKRRNGLFKKANELTVLCDAKVSIIMISSTGKLHEFISPSVTTKQLFDLYQKTVGVDLWNSHYEKMQEQLRKLKDVNRNLRREIRQRMGESLNDLNYEQLEELNENVDNSLKLIRERKYKVIGNQIDTYKKKVRNVEEIHRNLLLEFDARQEDPYGLVEQEGDYNSVLGFPNGGPRILALRLQPNHQPNHHLHSGGGSDITTFALA